The Hevea brasiliensis isolate MT/VB/25A 57/8 chromosome 1, ASM3005281v1, whole genome shotgun sequence genome has a window encoding:
- the LOC110643916 gene encoding uncharacterized mitochondrial protein AtMg00810-like, producing MFIPFATAYKLPIHQLDINNAYLHGHIDEDLYMMPPQGYSKGAHEPDIINVKHFLDKKFTIHYLRYVNYFLELEIARSSTSTFLSQRKYVLDIIKDVRLTQAKIVDFLMPKVLKLNTDDGCPVKGLFFLVDNDFYICIYYDADWAPCPMSWKSLMGFCIFLRSSLVSLKSKKQTIVSKSSTEAEHYSMATTVCELQWISYILQEFQIQPLLP from the exons ATGTTCATACCTTTTGCTACTGCATATAAATTGCCCATTCATCAATTAGACATTAATAATGCCTACTTACATGGGCATATTGATGAAGATCTTTACATGATGCCACCACAGGGCTACTCTAAAG GAGCTCATGAGCctgacatcataaatgtgaagcaTTTTCTTGATAAAAAATTCACAATACATTACCTTAGGTATGTTAATTACTTTCTCGAGCTGGAGATTGCAAGATCATCTACTAGTACTTTCTTAAGTCAGCGTAAATATGTTCTTGACATTATCAAGGACGTAAGGCTTACGCAAGCCAAGATTGTAGATTTTCTAATGCCAAAAGTTTTAAAGCTCAACACTGATGATG GGTGTCCTGTGAAAGGATTATTTTTCCTTGTTGACAATGACTtttatatttgtatttattatGATGCGGATTGGGCCCCATGCCCCATGTCATGGAAGTCTCTCATGGGATTTTGTATTTTCTTAAGATCCTCTCTTGTCTCTTTGAAATCCAAGAAGCAAACTATAGTAAGCAAGTCCTCAACTGAGGCAGAACATTATAGCATGGCTACAACCGTTTGTGAACTCCAATGGATCAGTTACATTCTCCAAGAGTTTCAAATTCAACCATTATTGCCATAA